The following nucleotide sequence is from Bacteroides sp..
CCCCTGCGGGGGAAACCCATATGATGTTCAGGTACCCGTTGCGCTGCGGCGTGAACACGAAGCGCAGGAATTCACCCTGACGGTAAACATCGTCTATGCCGGCCACATTGAAGGTGAAGGCGGGGTCCGGACCGCTGCCGTGCCGGTAAACCGACACGGAGAGGCTCATCTCCAAAACCAGCTGGTTCAACTGGTTATAATACTTCTTCTCCCCGAGCAGTGAGTCCTCCACCAGCTCGTAATGCCCGCCGGCCACGCGGAAATCCTCGAACTGCCGGAACAGGGCTTTTTCTTCCCGGAATTTCTCAAGGAAATAGTCAACCGGCGGCGGGTTTTCAACACCCAGCTGCTCCAGGGAGCCCAGCAGGGCCTCTGCAGCCAGCTCCTGGCGCGCCCGGGCATAAGAAGACAGGTCAATGTTGCGGCTGGCCCGGGAAAGCACCCTGGTATAAGGCTGCGAAAAGACGGTTGTGGTCAAAGCCAGCAGCAGGCAGATGGCCAGTGATGATATGCTCGCCCGGGGTGACATGTTACGAAAGCGGCCCATATATCCGCATCTCGAAGGCGGGATCATATGAACCGCAGTTATTGGATTTTGGTCAATAAATAATCGGCAGGCCCGGTATTAGTTGTCTTTCAGGATCCTGTGTCCCAACGCATACCTGACCAGCCCGGCTGTGTTCTTTACGCCAATCTTGCTTAACAACCGTGCCCTGTGTCCATCGACAGTCCTTTTGCTGATGTCGAGCCGATCGGCAATCTCCTTCGTAGTCAGCCCATGGCTGATCATCTCGAGGACTTCTGCTTCACGGTTGGTTAAATGACTGGCACTCTCTTTCTCCCCGGCCCCCATTTCCACATCCATGTCGGAAAATGAAGACTGGAAAATTGTTGATGAAAAGTAGTGATTTCCCTCATGCACCTTTTCCAGCGCCTGGATGAACTCTTCCCTGGTTGTGGAATTGCTTATGAATCCCTTTATCCCCAATTGCAAGAGCTCCGATATGTTCTGGACTTCCAGATTATTGAAAATCACTATGTATTTTATCGAGGGGTTCGATTTCATGTATTCCTTGAAATCAGCCCTTCCTTCATTCTGGATCCATTGAATAGTACTGATTACGATGA
It contains:
- a CDS encoding response regulator transcription factor; this encodes MNSAVKVFIADDNELIKQGISSWLRGAPGFKLIEKACYWDEFVAKSKPHKYLIVISTIQWIQNEGRADFKEYMKSNPSIKYIVIFNNLEVQNISELLQLGIKGFISNSTTREEFIQALEKVHEGNHYFSSTIFQSSFSDMDVEMGAGEKESASHLTNREAEVLEMISHGLTTKEIADRLDISKRTVDGHRARLLSKIGVKNTAGLVRYALGHRILKDN